A region of the Candidatus Afararchaeum irisae genome:
CCCGACGACTGCGACCCCGAGGACGCGACTAAATGGCTCGGCTGGAGATACTGACCGAAACCGATTTTAGTCCGAGAGACATCTGGTTCGTATGGAAGAAGACGAGGGGTTCTATACTCGTGAACGTTGGAACAACTGGGTGGAACGGATAAGAGAAGAGGAGTTCGATCCCGAGTCAGAGGACAGCGCGCGTCTCTTCTTTAACCTTCAGGACGACGTGACGATAGCGTGTGCGAAGCTCGTAAAGGAACACGACGAGGGAGACGTCGGCTCCGAGGAGGCTCTCGAAGAGCTCACAGAGATACGTGAGGTAGTTCTCGACCAGGTCGAGATCGAAGACGAGGACAAACACATGATGCTCGACGGCGTCCAGACCTCGCTCATGGGAGTCATGGCGTCGTG
Encoded here:
- a CDS encoding DUF2150 family protein, producing MEEDEGFYTRERWNNWVERIREEEFDPESEDSARLFFNLQDDVTIACAKLVKEHDEGDVGSEEALEELTEIREVVLDQVEIEDEDKHMMLDGVQTSLMGVMASCEEYLANGADPEGDVEDYIYEAKNAEDNGEMERSLGLISKAGAKILDGEEFDIEEIYDDLEYGFVSEWVNGLDSLHDAVKGPETIEEDDEDEDE